In the Harmonia axyridis chromosome 3, icHarAxyr1.1, whole genome shotgun sequence genome, one interval contains:
- the LOC123677128 gene encoding nuclear receptor subfamily 2 group E member 1: MLSSGGSLSTSPDDTRYQRIEAAAAQGKPPNSTSRRFKVVKQDFKRVILSAAKMKKLKDRILDIPCRVCGDFSSGKHYNIFACDGCAGFFKRSIRRDRKYTCKAKEGGSCIIDKVHRNQCRACRLKKCEEAGMNKDAVQHERGPRNSTLKKQQISYLTEANARLMLTPQQSTVLNLTMGRSPSPQSSPRTMENVIQFLPHPFFYQNTPFTRFATPPALPPTPPIIPQLPMLATPDEPTVSIICESAARLLFMNVQWARSIQSFITLPMQDQLQLLEQAWRDLFILSIAQFLPGLDLTGTYLGRNAAQNPALLTEVQDFQDILNKLQHMMIDPHEYQCLRTVVLFRATSLQDNATRPELNNLADKARVMMLQDEHLQTLNNYIITSHMDQPLRFTKLMLMLPHLKKVSNYTIEELFFRKTIGAIPIVNIISDMYRKQAMGR, translated from the exons ATGTTGAGTTCTGGTGGTTCGTTGTCGACTTCGCCGGATGATACTAGGTATCAAAGGATTGAAGCTGCTGCAGCACAAGGCAAACCGCCAAATTCTACATCaa gaagATTTAAAGTGGTGAAACAAGATTTCAAGAGAGTTATATTGTCGGcagcaaaaatgaaaaagttgaaag ataggaTTTTGGACATCCCTTGTCGTGTTTGTGGTGACTTTTCCTCGGGAAAGCACTACAACATTTTCGCCTGCGACGGTTGCGCCGGTTTTTTCAAGCGTTCTATCAGAAGAGACAGGAAATATACCTGCAAAGCCAAAGAAGGAGGAAGCTGTATAATTGACAAAGTTCATCGTAATCAATGCAGGGCTTGCCGTTTGAAGAAATGTGAGGAGGCTGGCATGAACAAAGACG CAGTACAACACGAACGAGGACCAAGAAATTCAACCCTTAAAAAACAGCAGATCTCCTATCTCACCGAAGCCAACGCAAGACTCATGTTGACACCACAACAGTCCACGGTCCTCAACTTGACCATGGGTAGATCACCATCTCCCCAATCGTCACCGAGGACTATGGAGAACGTCATCCAGTTCTTACCACACCCATTTTTCTACCAGAATACCCCCTTCACAAGG TTTGCTACTCCTCCTGCTTTGCCGCCAACTCCACCAATCATACCGCAGCTGCCGATGTTGGCAACACCAGATGAACCAACGGTGTCCATCATCTGTGAATCTGCGGCGAGACTTCTCTTTATGAACGTCCAATGGGCGAGGTCAATCCAGAGTTTCATCACTCTGCCCATGCAGGACCAACTGCAACTTTTGGAGCAGGCTTGGAGAGACCTGTTCATTTTGAGCATAGCTCAGTTCCTTCCAGGTTTGGATCTCACTGGGACGTATTTGGGCCGTAACGCTGCCCAAAACCCAGCATTGCTAACAGAGGTTCAAGATTTTCAGGACATCCTCAACAAACTCCAGCACATGATGATTGATCCCCACGAGTATCAGTGTCTGAGGACTGTGGTGCTGTTCAGGGCTACCAGCTTACAAGACAACGCTACTAGGCCTGAGCTGAACAATTTAGCAGATAAAGCTAGGGTTATGATGTTGCAAGACGAGCATCTGCAGACTCTGAACAACTACATCATTACCTCCCATATGGATCAGCCTTTGAGATTCACCAAGCTGATGTTGATGCTTCCGCACCTGAAGAAAGTGTCCAATTATACGATCGAGGAGTTGTTCTTCAGGAAGACCATTGGAGCTATCCCTattgtaaatattatttctgataTGTATCGGAAACAAGCTATGGGAAGATAA